In Cucurbita pepo subsp. pepo cultivar mu-cu-16 chromosome LG10, ASM280686v2, whole genome shotgun sequence, the DNA window AGAATCTTAACATGCTCCTACTTATGGCGAATGAGGATGATAAGGATGCTATCAGAGAAGCTAGGAATAGTATTAGGGTAACAAGGTAAATTAGTAATTTGTTAACGAGTTTGGTGGTCGGAATTCGTTACAAATAGGGTGAGTGGGAAAGGATGGCTGGCATTGGTTTAGTTGATTTAAGCTCGAGTGAGAATACTCGAGAAGAGGATGTTCAAAGTACCTCAAAATCTTTGAGATTATTGTACGGTTTTACCTTCCATATTTCTTATgggttctttttgtttctattagatgggttctttttgtttctattagatgggttctttttgtttctattagAGATTTTCTGGTGCTAACTTtttacaaattcaaatatgtATTACtctaaccgcccaagcccaccgctacaaatattatcctctttgggctttcctttctaggcttccccttaaggtttttaaaacacatctgctagggagagatttccacgcccttatgaggaatgtttcgttcccctttccaaccaatgtgagatctcacaatccacccccttgagagGCCCAGCAccctcactggcacattgcccggtgtcgGGTTCTGATTTCATGTGTAACAGCCTaggcccactgctagcagatattgtcctctttgggctttcccttccgggcttcccctcaaggtttttaaaacgcgtctgttagggagaaattttcacatccttacaaagaatgctcttcccctctccaatcaacgtgggaaACTCACAATTATTGccaattataagaaaaattatttaataatgacCAGAATACTTTccctgacaaaaaaaaaatgcaacatGGAGATGTGTATTTACAACAAAATTGGTAAGTTACAAGAAGTTTATACTCAATAAGACACTAAGTCGCAACTTACGTCAGCACGAGATGAAGATAGGAAATGGTGATTGCAAAAACATTTATCATctggaagagaagaaaagaaaacacaaaccTTCGTAGCCAGATAGGATGCAATCATTGCTAGAATCTTCTGAGACACTCAAAACCTCAGCTCGAGCAGCTAGTAACCCATAATGCAAATAACTGTAATTcagaaaacaaacaacaaaataaagtcaGTCAAAAAACAATCATTAAAGTCCAAGCATCAGCAGCTTGTGGAAACCCAAAGCGAATCACAAAGAAGAATTGATACAAAAGAACTTCAAATATCCagggaaaggaaaaatataagCATTCACTAGAGCCTTGGGTGGGtgtaacagatattgtcctctttggctttccctttcggggttccccttaatgttcttaaaacgtgtctgctaagaacaggtttctacacccttataaagaatggttcgttctcctccccaaccgatgtggaaccgatgtgagatctcacagtggGATTCAACAAGATTAAACTATAGCTATTAATGAATTGAGTAGAGCCAAATTGAATTAGCAGAGTCGTTACCAACAGGTAAAATCAACGAGGTAAGGGAGTACAATGTATACCTGTGAACATAGAGATAATAAGTTGCTCCCTTCAGATACATCTTTTTGATGTATACGCCCTCTGCATTTGATAGCCGAGAAGCATCCTTTTCTGAGATAGCGTATGCCATTTGAACAGATCCTCCCCCAAGATCTACAACTCCAACTGTATCCGAATATTTCTTACCCAAGTTCCCAAGCAGATAGTTTAACGTCACCTGGAAAATGATAGCCAAGCTTGTAATATGTTAATAGATCAACATGCAAGATCTCAATGATTAACAATCTACAATTGAACTTATTTCTGTCTCAAATTGTGCTCAATACTCTTTTCATGGTTAACGTTCGTATGTAGTTTATTGACAACCTCTTCATGTCGCTACTACTATTTCCGTATTCCATTTCGTAATTGTGCTGACAAGTTCCGTTATCCTCTTCTGTTAAGTAACCTCATTCATACTGCTATTCCAGCACCTAGGCTAAATGTGATCTCAATGCATATATGCCAGCACCTAGGCTAAATGTGATCTCAATGCATATATGCCAACTCCATCGTaaacttagaaaaaaaaaaagacgagGGCTAGAGAGAGACCAGCACATCCTAAGCTTTGAAGATTTGTAGGTTTTCAACACATAACCTGTAACAANaagctaaagaagaagaaaacaaacaagagCAAACATAAACACAGCCAATCTCGAGATAAACTGAATGCAGTccattcaaatacaaaattcgATGCAAAAACAATCACAAGAACAGAAAATANccaagcccaccactagcagatattgtccgctttgacccgttacatattacCAAcagcttcatggttttaaaccgtgtctactagggagagatttccacacccttataagggatgtttcgtttccctctccaacgatgtgggatctcacaatccaccactcttgggggcccaacgtcctcaattggcacaccgccccgtGTCTAGCTACNCAACCCATctagaaagaaatagaaattcaaagaacaaaaaagtgaaaatgtaGATACAGGAGGGGATAGAGATTGGTACTTGTTCGAAAAGTTCGATGTCCTTGCCAACAGGAAGGAGATCGAGATTANatcatttgtaacagcccaagcccaccgctagtagatattgtctgttttggcctattacatatcgccgtcaacatcacgattttaaaacgtgtctatcaaggagaggtttccacacccttataaggaatgtttcgttcccctctccaaccgacgtgggatgtCACATAACCTAACTTAAGACCAAAAACAAAGGGGATTGTCTTGAAGAAATGGCTGTAGAGGAAGCAAGATATGTGAATGAAAAACATAACAGTTTATCCTAACGGCTTCATATTAGTCGActtaagagagaaaaagagagaaattagcAAGAACATCAAATTATTGCATGATTGTGCTACGGATAACATGCATTTGAGGATTGAAACTAAAAAGAAGCGGCAGCTGAGGCCCAGATTACATACAAAGTACAGAGTGCATCACAGCCATAATAGACATACCCAAAGGTAAGAACCTTCTTGAGTTCCATCAATTACAGACACAGCATTTCCCTCCAACCTGAGGTCACTTTTGTCTCGCAGGAGATCCCTAAccttgaagaaaataaaagcttGCATCGATTAGCACAAGATAGTGAAGTATGTGTTCGTGTATGTCCTATAGATCTCCCCGTTGTTGATTGGAAATTGGAAACAGATATTCGAAAGAAACGATTGCTTAATTACAGTATTGATTTCGGGATCTGTATATTTTGTGGTAACTGCGTTGAATATTGTCCAACAAATTGTTTATCAATGACTGAAGAATATGAACTTTCTACTTATGATCGTCACGAATTGAATTATAATCAAATTTCTTTGGGTCGTTTACCAATGTCAGTAGTTGATGATTATACAATTAGAACAATTCTGAATTCGCCTCAAAGGGAACGTAAAGCTtccaaagaacaagaaaggaaCATTACCGCCTGCAAAATTCTATCAGATGTATCACCTTTCAGGGCCCTCAAGCCTGCAGTTGCCTGCAacatgaaaaacaaattttaagatGTGAAATTGCTTCTTCTTAAGAANGGTAAGAACCTTCTTGAGTTCCATCAATTACAGACACAGCATTTCCCTCCAACCTGAGGTCACTTTTGTCTCGCAGGAGATCCCTAAccttgaagaaaataaaagcttGCATCGATTAGCACAAGATANTTCCAATAGGGAAATTAGAGATGCTGCAGCATTCTTGGGGTTGTCAGCATATGCACTCAATCCTGGTTTaagctaaagaagaagaaaacaaacaagagCAAACATAAACACAGCCAATCTCGAGATAAACTGAATGCAGTccattcaaatacaaaattcgATGCAAAAACAATCACAAGAACAGAAAATAAGCACAACCCATctagaaagaaatagaaattcaaagaacaaaaaagtgaaaatgtaGATACAGGAGGGGATAGAGATTGGTACTTGTTCGAAAAGTTCGATGTCCTTGCCAACAGGAAGGAGATCGAGATTATGATCGAAGCAAAAGACATGGACGCGACTCCCAGAGCTACCAGCATCAAAAATTACAGCAAAAGAGGtcttagaagaagaagacgaccTGTGATCAGGGGAAACTTTGCGGTGGTTGAAGGAGTAATCCTCACGAGCCGGCATGAAATAGAGAATAAAGAAGataaggaaaagagaaagagaggtgAGCAATAACACCCCTCTGAATCTATAGATCTTGTTGGACAACGATTCCGATTGTTGCTTCCCAGGACGTTTATGCATCTTGTCAAACTCCAACTGAAGTAGTTTCTGTTGCTcttgaagtggaagagacGTCGATTGGCCGTCAAGAAGCTCGGCGGAAGACGGAGATCGGTAACGGATCTGACCGTTTCCAGTGGAATTGGAGGCAGCGGGAGCCTTCAAGGACTGCGGTGCTTCGGGAGTCGGATCCAGCTCTCCGATtctgaagaacaacaacaaatttaCGCAATGAATTGACTAATGATTCTCTCGCAACAGCATCAAGGACGGATCAGGGTGGAATCCGTCAGTAAAATCGAGGAAATGGGGTCGATTGGGAGCCGAATTGAAGTGAANAACAGAGATCAAAAGTTCAAAGCAGATCAACGAACCCCAACTCTAACAGGGGTCATTTGCCGCAGCCTTTTTGGAACAACATTTTCTGCCTTTTCCAATAGGGAAATTAGAGATGCTGCAGCATTCTTGGGGTTGTCAGCATATGCACTCAATCCTGGTTTaagctaaagaagaagaaaacaaacaagagCAAACATAAACACAGCCAATCTCGAGATAAACTGAATGCAGTccattcaaatacaaaattcgATGCAAAAACAATCACAAGAACAGAAAATAAGCACAACCCATctagaaagaaatagaaattcaaagaacaaaaaagtgaaaatgtaGATACAGGAGGGGATAGAGATTGGTACTTGTTCGAAAAGTTCGATGTCCTTGCCAACAGGAAGGAGATCGAGATTATGATCGAAGCAAAAGACATGGACGCGACTCCCAGAGCTACCAGCATCAAAAATTACAGCAAAAGAGGtcttagaagaagaagacgaccTGTGATCAGGGGAAACTTTGCGGTGGTTGAAGGAGTAATCCTCACGAGCCGGCATGAAATAGAGAATAAAGAAGataaggaaaagagaaagagaggtgAGCAATAACACCCCTCTGAATCTATAGATCTTGTTGGACAACGATTCCGATTGTTGCTTCCCAGGACGTTTATGCATCTTGTCAAACTCCAACTGAAGTAGTTTCTGTTGCTcttgaagtggaagagacGTCGATTGGCCGTCAAGAAGCTCGGCGGAAGACGGAGATCGGTAACGGATCTGACCGTTTCCAGTGGAATTGGAGGCAGCGGGAGCCTTCAAGGACTGCGGTGCTTCGGGAGTCGGATCCAGCTCTCCGATtctgaagaacaacaacaaatttaCGCAATGAATTGACTAATGATTCTCTCGCAACAGCATCAAGGACGGATCAGGGTGGAATCCGTCAGTAAAATCGAGGAAATGGGGTCGATTGGGAGCCGAATTGAAGTGAAATttggattgaagaagaagcaaaaacaaacaaaaaaaaaaatcggcggaagagaagaaattgaaatggcGAAGTCAGGGGAAAAGNATCGCATCGGAGCGTTTCCGCGGTCGAatccattttgaatttgataaatgCATTGCTTGTGAAGTATGTGTTCGTGTATGTCCTATAGATCTCCCCGTTGTTGATTGGAAATTGGAAACAGATATTCGAAAGAAACGATTGCTTAATTACAGTATTGATTTCGGGATCTGTATATTTTGTGGTAACTGCGTTGAATATTGTCCAACAAATTGTTTATCAATGACCGAAGAATATGAACTTTCTACTTATGATTGTCACGAATTGGATTATAATCAAATTTCTTTGGGTTGTTTACCAATGTCAGTAGTTGATGATTATACAATTAGAACAATTCTGAATTCgcctcaaattttttttttttttttttttttttttttttttttttttttttttttttttttttttttttttttgataatgtAAGTTTCTTCCTAGATTTATTGGGAAAAATCATGTCACTTTTTTGCCATATAGTTAAGCA includes these proteins:
- the LOC111804389 gene encoding apyrase 2-like; the encoded protein is MHKRPGKQQSESLSNKIYRFRGVLLLTSLSLFLIFFILYFMPAREDYSFNHRKVSPDHRSSSSSKTSFAVIFDAGSSGSRVHVFCFDHNLDLLPVGKDIELFEQLKPGLSAYADNPKNAAASLISLLEKAENVVPKRLRQMTPVRVGATAGLRALKGDTSDRILQAVRDLLRDKSDLRLEGNAVSVIDGTQEGSYLWVTLNYLLGNLGKKYSDTVGVVDLGGGSVQMAYAISEKDASRLSNAEGVYIKKMYLKGATYYLYVHSYLHYGLLAARAEVLSVSEDSSNDCILSGYEGAYHYGGKDYKASASSSGSSLNGCRRTVLKALKVNESSCTHMKCTFGGIWNGGGGDGQKNLFVASFFFDRAAEAGFADPNKPVAKVRPSDFNDAAKQACQIKVEDTSTYPNVEKDNLPYLCLDLVYQYTLLVDGFGLDPWQEITLVKKVKYQNSLVEAAWPLGSAIEAVSSLA